A window of Cydia pomonella isolate Wapato2018A chromosome 22, ilCydPomo1, whole genome shotgun sequence contains these coding sequences:
- the LOC133530089 gene encoding waprin-like protein yields MGSFTIALSVFAVLLAIGYSEASGSCPLPSKVYSCSPKCKDNYECSNGKLCCRNGCNEKSCAEPVGGSQGTGGNKYGAGTNSGIYCNNQKCSPQEVCKMDPSTKRMRCVRS; encoded by the exons atgG GTTCTTTCACAATAGCTTTGTCTGTTTTTGCGGTTCTGTTGGCCATTGGCTACTCAGAAGCAA GTGGCAGCTGTCCTCTCCCATCAAAAGTGTACAGCTGCAGCCCAAAGTGCAAGGATAACTATGAGTGCAGTAACGGCAAGCTGTGCTGTAGGAACGGCTGCAATGAGAAGTCCTGCGCCGAGCCCGTTGGCGGCTCGCAGGGGACTGGCGGCAACAAGTATGGAG CGGGCACGAACAGCGGCATCTACTGTAACAACCAAAAGTGCAGCCCGCAGGAGGTCTGTAAGATGGACCCGTCCACGAAACGCATGAGATGCGTGCGTtcttaa
- the LOC133530092 gene encoding death-associated protein 1: MSSPDETTQLKAGHPPAVKAGGMRITQHKTPHANPKEPANEDLTGLSGPSPVPSNPVSISGAPNRGNADFTPVAAQVAHSPKPPAHINVAPKPNIQQPRK, encoded by the exons ATGTCTTCCCCCGATGAAACTACTCAACTGAAGGCAGGACACCCTCCTGCAG TTAAGGCTGGTGGCATGAGAATCACACAGCACAAGACTCCTCACGCCAACCCTAAAGAACCAGCGAACGAAGACTTGACCGGCCTGTCCGGACCATCTCCAGTTCCGTCCAACCCAGTGTCTATCTCCGGGGCACCAAACCGAGGGAACGCTGACTTCACTCCGGTAGCAGCACAGGTGGCTCACAGTCCGAAGCCTCCCGCTCACATTAATGTAGCGCCAAAACCCAACATCCAACAACCAAGGAAGTAG
- the LOC133530091 gene encoding waprin-like protein, whose protein sequence is MGYLTLVFSAFALLLVVAYTDADRQCPPPSKVYSRTPKCKDNYDCKGGKLCCLNQSNEKSCFEPVSHGGVGKYGSGNNEGVRCEGLICQKGEVCELDPKTKRKRCVRK, encoded by the exons Atgg GATACCTAACTTTGGTGTTTTCTGCTTTCGCGCTGTTGCTGGTCGTCGCCTACACGGACGCAG ACCGCCAGTGCCCCCCACCTTCCAAGGTGTACAGTCGCACCCCTAAATGTAAGGACAACTACGACTGCAAAGGTGGCAAGCTTTGCTGCCTGAACCAGAGCAACGAGAAGTCCTGCTTCGAGCCCGTCAGCCATGGCGGCGTTGGAAAATACGGAT cGGGTAACAACGAAGGTGTTCGCTGTGAAGGCCTGATTTGCCAAAAAGGGGAGGTCTGCGAGCTCGATCCGAAAACCAAGAGGAAGAGATGCGTCCGAAAATAA